A portion of the Clostridia bacterium genome contains these proteins:
- a CDS encoding ATP-binding protein: MTGHGDMLVQARLALKKLTLLRDIGQKDGIFPVLEQFLGELSGAQGAWDRALTYYHELVGRLLEHSFQTPFPPVGSLWQDYLLDSLLLLDNPFTRQAAQRDWEGLPEPVIQAAARDLLHLQCLYNLDAAVLRQAMEAASFAAGGGAEGWDFSLWEPGGQSSSGDAGFAFQLKQSFQSGVAWDKLLQPLVFYYHTVGTGAFSYCYAFRFQVNEAGCRLKPVLEPDPIRLANLIGYENQRQQVVRNTEQFVRGFPANNLLLYGDRGTGKSSTIKALVHEYGPRGLRVVEMAKQDLNRLPELLDMIRYRPHRFIIFIDDLSFEEGEVDYKFLKAVLEGSLEARPGNVLIYATSNRRHLIRERFSDREFTGDGEVRAQDTLQEKLSLADRFAMTITFTSPDQEQYLAIVAGLAEQAGLGMEPEQLREAALKWALWHNGFSGRTARQFIDDLRGKLGMEEKNHRR; this comes from the coding sequence GTGACAGGTCACGGCGACATGTTGGTGCAGGCACGCCTCGCCCTGAAAAAGCTGACCCTGTTGCGGGATATTGGACAAAAAGACGGTATTTTCCCCGTGCTGGAGCAATTCTTGGGGGAATTGTCTGGTGCGCAGGGGGCCTGGGACAGGGCGTTAACATATTACCACGAGTTGGTGGGGAGGTTGTTGGAGCATTCTTTCCAAACTCCTTTTCCGCCGGTGGGTAGCCTTTGGCAGGATTATCTCCTGGACAGCCTGCTCCTGCTGGACAACCCCTTTACCCGGCAGGCGGCCCAAAGGGACTGGGAAGGGCTGCCGGAACCGGTGATTCAGGCAGCGGCCAGGGACCTGCTCCACTTGCAGTGTCTCTATAACCTGGACGCTGCCGTGCTGCGGCAGGCCATGGAGGCGGCTTCCTTTGCCGCCGGTGGCGGGGCCGAAGGATGGGATTTTTCCCTCTGGGAGCCCGGAGGGCAATCCTCCTCCGGTGATGCCGGGTTTGCCTTCCAGTTGAAGCAGTCCTTCCAGTCCGGGGTGGCTTGGGATAAGCTCTTGCAGCCTCTGGTGTTTTATTATCATACCGTCGGCACCGGTGCGTTTAGCTATTGTTATGCCTTTCGCTTCCAGGTGAACGAAGCGGGATGCCGGCTGAAACCGGTATTGGAGCCGGATCCCATCCGGCTGGCCAATTTGATCGGTTATGAAAACCAAAGGCAGCAGGTGGTCCGCAACACCGAACAGTTCGTCAGGGGGTTTCCGGCCAACAACCTGCTGTTATACGGCGACCGGGGTACGGGCAAGTCTTCCACCATTAAGGCTTTGGTGCATGAGTATGGTCCCCGGGGGCTCCGGGTGGTGGAAATGGCCAAGCAGGACTTGAACCGGCTGCCCGAGCTGTTGGATATGATCCGGTATCGCCCGCACAGGTTCATTATTTTCATTGATGACTTATCTTTCGAAGAGGGAGAAGTGGATTACAAGTTCTTAAAAGCGGTGCTGGAAGGCAGCTTGGAAGCCCGGCCCGGCAATGTGCTCATTTACGCCACTTCGAATCGGCGCCACCTCATCAGGGAACGGTTCAGTGACCGGGAATTTACCGGTGACGGGGAGGTCAGGGCCCAGGACACCCTGCAGGAAAAACTGTCTTTGGCGGATCGATTTGCCATGACCATTACCTTTACTTCCCCGGATCAGGAACAATACTTGGCCATTGTGGCCGGGTTGGCGGAGCAGGCAGGGCTGGGGATGGAGCCGGAACAACTGCGAGAAGCGGCTTTGAAATGGGCTCTGTGGCATAACGGCTTTTCCGGCCGCACGGCGCGGCAGTTTATCGATGATTTAAGAGGCAAATTGGGAATGGAGGAGAAGAACCATCGCCGGTAA
- a CDS encoding HAD family hydrolase, whose product MDDTLVHSKIDFDTLGKWMRRELVDRGIARDGRELAAMSVSQLLQLADLFDREHGTGHGAELWRKVEEAEMEGMARATVEDGAPGVLAELKARGFVLCILTNNTRLVATTVLRKFSLDQYIDTLMTREEVTRLKPDPEGLLRLKEKYREQVDRVFFVGDSWIDGLAANRAGIPFIGFNCLEPRDVEMVDNVSNLRELVRLLREISPLEEGGCDG is encoded by the coding sequence TTGGATGATACGCTGGTACACTCTAAAATTGATTTTGACACTTTGGGGAAGTGGATGCGAAGGGAACTGGTGGACCGGGGTATTGCCCGGGATGGCCGGGAACTGGCGGCCATGTCCGTCTCCCAGCTGCTGCAGTTGGCCGACTTGTTCGACCGGGAGCACGGGACCGGTCACGGGGCAGAACTCTGGCGCAAAGTCGAGGAGGCGGAAATGGAAGGCATGGCCCGGGCCACGGTGGAGGACGGAGCCCCGGGAGTGTTAGCGGAACTGAAAGCCAGGGGTTTTGTTTTATGTATTCTGACTAACAATACCCGGTTGGTAGCCACCACGGTGCTGCGGAAGTTTTCCCTGGACCAATACATCGATACTCTCATGACCCGGGAAGAGGTGACCAGGCTGAAACCGGATCCGGAAGGGCTCCTGCGCCTCAAGGAAAAATACCGGGAACAGGTGGACCGGGTGTTTTTCGTTGGCGACAGCTGGATTGACGGGTTGGCGGCCAACCGGGCCGGGATACCTTTTATCGGTTTCAATTGTCTTGAGCCCCGGGATGTGGAGATGGTGGACAATGTTTCCAATTTGAGGGAATTGGTTAGGTTATTAAGAGAAATCAGTCCCCTTGAGGAAGGTGGTTGTGATGGCTAG
- a CDS encoding D-alanyl-D-alanine carboxypeptidase, with amino-acid sequence MARKTLYLCLVAALILSFFPGVPAAAAGPPPPEVTAPVALLMDVTSGDIIYAKGENERWEPASLTKIMTLYLLNEALAEGKISLEEEVLISENAWRTTGSKMFIEVDTRVPVEELIKGITIVSGNDACVAVAERLSGSVSAFADQMNAKAKELGMENTHFVNPHGLGDPDHYSTAKDLATLARHYLLRFPEMLQYHSTPSYTYNNIKQQNYNGLLKYPEIDGLKTGRLTGTYNLIATGQKDGYRLLAVILGAGSEKEREADAYALLTYGFNNYQALKVGDQGQEYGTVRVYKGKKGRVAAVLPEDLLVTVLKGENPEIKADLPKYLEAPLQAGDQIGELVVQTRDGEKRYPLVAKEEVPRGNFLKVFFHSIWLTLRGLFS; translated from the coding sequence ATGGCTAGAAAGACCCTGTATCTCTGCTTGGTTGCTGCCCTCATCTTATCCTTTTTTCCCGGCGTACCGGCGGCGGCCGCCGGGCCCCCTCCGCCGGAAGTTACGGCGCCGGTGGCCCTGCTGATGGATGTGACTTCCGGGGACATCATCTATGCCAAAGGAGAAAACGAACGCTGGGAACCGGCCAGTTTGACCAAGATCATGACCCTCTACTTGCTCAATGAGGCCCTGGCAGAGGGCAAGATCAGCTTGGAGGAGGAGGTGCTGATCTCGGAAAACGCCTGGCGCACCACCGGCTCGAAAATGTTTATTGAAGTGGATACCAGGGTGCCGGTGGAAGAGCTGATCAAAGGTATTACCATCGTGTCCGGCAATGATGCTTGCGTGGCCGTTGCGGAGCGGCTGAGCGGTTCCGTGAGTGCCTTTGCGGATCAGATGAACGCGAAAGCCAAGGAATTGGGGATGGAAAATACCCATTTCGTTAATCCCCACGGGTTGGGAGACCCGGATCATTATTCCACCGCTAAAGATTTGGCCACTTTGGCGCGGCATTACCTGCTGCGCTTCCCCGAAATGTTGCAGTATCACTCCACCCCCAGTTACACCTACAACAATATCAAGCAGCAAAACTATAACGGGCTGCTCAAGTACCCGGAAATTGACGGCCTCAAGACAGGCAGGCTGACCGGGACTTATAACTTGATCGCCACCGGGCAGAAAGACGGCTACCGCTTGCTGGCGGTGATTCTGGGCGCCGGCAGCGAAAAAGAAAGAGAAGCCGATGCATATGCCCTCTTAACCTACGGTTTCAACAACTATCAAGCCCTGAAAGTGGGCGATCAGGGACAAGAATACGGTACCGTCCGTGTCTACAAGGGCAAGAAGGGACGGGTGGCCGCGGTGCTGCCTGAAGATTTGCTGGTGACGGTCTTAAAGGGTGAAAACCCGGAAATCAAAGCCGATTTGCCCAAGTACCTGGAGGCCCCTCTCCAAGCCGGGGATCAGATCGGGGAACTGGTGGTGCAAACCCGGGACGGGGAGAAAAGGTACCCCCTGGTGGCAAAGGAGGAAGTCCCCAGAGGGAATTTCTTGAAAGTGTTTTTCCATTCCATCTGGCTTACTTTACGCGGGCTATTTAGCTAA
- a CDS encoding amidohydrolase yields the protein MPGIIDIHTHMFPLDVIKNQEKYCRLDTYFGLLADPKCTLQRYATAEEAVALADAAGVEKIVMQGWYWRDHGLCQYHNDYMMEIIKKYPDRFEAFASVNPKAGWRAVWEVERCYRAGFIGVGEMGPGAQGWELRDPQFRQVMEAADACGMLVNIHVGEPVGRIYPGKDPTPLAGFYDLAREFPNLKLILAHWGGGLPYYELWPEIKAAMQNVYYDTAASPLLYGSRVFRAVCRLVGPEKLLYGSDFPLLLYPKRQKEADFAMFLDDIKTNGGLTPAEEQMILRDNALKLMAQAGLRAQA from the coding sequence ATGCCGGGCATAATCGATATTCATACCCACATGTTTCCCCTGGACGTGATCAAGAACCAGGAAAAGTACTGCCGCCTGGACACCTATTTCGGCCTGCTGGCGGACCCCAAATGCACCCTGCAGCGTTATGCCACGGCGGAAGAAGCCGTTGCCCTGGCCGATGCCGCCGGGGTGGAAAAAATCGTCATGCAGGGCTGGTACTGGCGGGATCACGGCCTGTGCCAGTACCACAACGATTACATGATGGAGATCATCAAGAAATACCCGGACCGGTTCGAAGCCTTCGCCAGTGTAAACCCCAAGGCCGGTTGGCGGGCGGTTTGGGAAGTGGAAAGATGCTACCGGGCCGGCTTTATCGGCGTGGGGGAAATGGGCCCCGGCGCTCAGGGCTGGGAACTCCGGGATCCCCAATTCCGCCAGGTCATGGAAGCAGCCGATGCCTGCGGGATGCTGGTCAATATCCATGTAGGTGAGCCGGTGGGCAGGATCTACCCTGGCAAAGACCCCACCCCCTTAGCCGGCTTCTATGATCTGGCCAGGGAATTCCCCAACTTGAAACTCATCCTGGCCCACTGGGGCGGCGGACTTCCCTACTATGAGCTCTGGCCGGAGATTAAGGCGGCCATGCAAAACGTGTATTACGACACGGCCGCCAGCCCCCTCTTGTACGGCAGCCGGGTCTTCCGTGCCGTATGCCGCCTGGTGGGACCGGAGAAACTCCTGTACGGCTCGGATTTTCCCCTGCTCCTCTACCCCAAACGGCAAAAGGAGGCAGACTTCGCCATGTTCCTGGACGACATCAAGACCAACGGGGGCCTCACGCCGGCCGAGGAGCAGATGATCCTGCGGGACAACGCTCTAAAACTAATGGCCCAAGCGGGCTTAAGAGCCCAAGCATAA
- a CDS encoding amidohydrolase family protein → MIIDFHIHLLPEEIGTDPPAFAAVDPYFGYRLVDTPRRRGGHRWVNYDEAARDMAKTGVQRAVVQGWPMISYESCRRQNEYTLAAMQAHPDLFIGFCTVNPNDGINALREIERCIAAGMKGVGELDPEGQGFRLDDEDFLRICDLCIELDVPITLHAGEPLGPRYQGRSTVPLQQYVDLAQKKPLLKMVLAHWGGGLPFYELLKGLPQCLANVYYDTAGHTKPGSPKMLADTVCITGDRKILFGSNYPLVFKTAGPEEPDYGSWLAGLQGAIAGQPALHNVFYHNAARLLGLEKGGEEESCRA, encoded by the coding sequence TTGATCATCGATTTTCACATCCACCTGCTGCCGGAAGAAATAGGAACAGACCCGCCGGCCTTCGCCGCCGTTGATCCCTACTTCGGTTACCGGTTGGTGGATACACCGCGCCGCCGCGGCGGGCACCGCTGGGTGAACTATGACGAAGCTGCACGGGACATGGCTAAAACCGGGGTGCAGCGCGCCGTGGTCCAGGGCTGGCCCATGATCTCCTACGAAAGCTGCCGGAGGCAAAATGAGTATACCTTGGCGGCCATGCAGGCTCACCCGGACCTTTTTATCGGGTTTTGCACGGTGAATCCAAATGACGGGATTAATGCCCTGCGGGAGATCGAAAGGTGCATTGCCGCCGGGATGAAAGGCGTCGGCGAATTAGACCCGGAGGGGCAAGGGTTTCGCCTGGATGATGAGGATTTCTTGCGCATCTGTGATTTATGCATCGAACTGGACGTACCCATTACCCTGCATGCCGGCGAACCGCTGGGGCCCCGGTACCAGGGCAGGTCTACCGTGCCTTTACAGCAGTATGTGGACCTAGCTCAAAAGAAACCGCTCTTGAAAATGGTGCTGGCCCACTGGGGCGGTGGCCTGCCCTTTTATGAGCTCTTAAAAGGCTTGCCGCAATGCCTAGCCAATGTTTATTACGACACCGCCGGCCATACCAAGCCCGGCTCGCCGAAAATGCTGGCGGACACCGTCTGCATCACCGGGGACCGGAAGATCCTGTTTGGCTCCAATTACCCGTTGGTGTTCAAGACCGCCGGCCCGGAGGAACCGGATTACGGCTCTTGGCTGGCCGGCCTGCAAGGGGCAATTGCCGGCCAGCCGGCTTTACACAACGTCTTTTACCACAATGCCGCCAGGCTCCTCGGGCTCGAAAAGGGAGGGGAGGAAGAGTCATGCCGGGCATAA
- a CDS encoding DedA family protein: MEWLFKLQGYPLILLTTLMEGIAIPLPGGLLLAWSGFILGRDMQDLAAATGLGVAGYMAGAIIPYLLGRYGGRPAVEKVFRRFRLPAVYLDTAQEWFDRYGLIIVAVSRPFLFGNYVSFIAGMAKTRLIPFLICTGLGIAPWIFAYLYLGMILGKHWLQAVEIVSQYALVGFSLILSLVLVFCLTRRLARTSR; the protein is encoded by the coding sequence ATGGAATGGTTGTTTAAGCTCCAAGGTTATCCCCTAATCCTGCTCACCACCCTGATGGAAGGGATAGCCATTCCCCTGCCGGGCGGACTGCTGCTGGCCTGGTCCGGCTTTATCCTGGGCCGGGATATGCAGGATTTGGCCGCGGCCACAGGCTTGGGGGTGGCCGGTTACATGGCAGGCGCTATCATTCCTTATCTCTTGGGTCGCTACGGAGGGCGTCCCGCCGTGGAAAAGGTTTTTCGCCGTTTTCGCCTGCCGGCCGTCTATCTCGATACAGCTCAGGAGTGGTTTGATCGCTACGGATTAATTATCGTGGCCGTCAGCCGGCCTTTCCTGTTTGGCAATTATGTCTCTTTCATTGCCGGTATGGCCAAGACCAGGTTGATCCCGTTCCTAATCTGCACGGGACTGGGGATTGCGCCCTGGATATTCGCGTACCTTTACCTGGGTATGATCCTGGGTAAGCACTGGCTCCAAGCCGTAGAAATTGTCAGCCAGTATGCGCTGGTGGGTTTCAGCCTGATTCTGTCACTGGTGTTGGTTTTCTGCCTGACACGCCGGTTAGCGAGAACCAGCCGCTGA